The following coding sequences are from one Betaproteobacteria bacterium window:
- a CDS encoding type II toxin-antitoxin system PrlF family antitoxin produces the protein MATTLTSKGQVTIPKRIRDALNLDPGCSVDFAVNDAGEVVIHRVGALPDQQPDRFEAARGKADVRWRTDELMALLRGE, from the coding sequence ATGGCAACCACACTCACCAGCAAAGGGCAGGTCACGATACCGAAGCGGATTCGCGACGCACTGAATCTGGACCCAGGGTGTTCCGTCGATTTCGCGGTCAATGACGCAGGCGAGGTCGTGATTCACAGGGTCGGCGCACTGCCTGACCAACAGCCAGACCGATTCGAGGCCGCCCGTGGCAAGGCCGACGTGAGGTGGCGCACCGACGAACTGATGGCCCTGCTACGCGGCGAGTAG
- a CDS encoding complex I NDUFA9 subunit family protein has translation MAIKKVLILGGSGFVGTYITNRLAERGVEVTIPTRRRERTKALIMQPNVEMLEANIHCDKTLAELVQGKDAVINLVGILHSRDVKLPYSSDFAQAHVELPKRIIAACKAAGVRRLVHMSALGADPKGPSEYLCSKGDGEAAVLGAQGDLDVTVFRPSVIFGLGDSFMSLFAAMLTKLPFFPLGFGHARFQPVWVADVADAFVDSLGDASTYGQAYDCCGPTVYTLREMVDLTREWCGSQARVIALSEGWAYLQAGLMWLAPNPMMSPDNLRSMQVDSVAGEGYRPPAGWRPAALEAVAPTYVGRVLPKRKLDSFRYRAGR, from the coding sequence ATGGCGATCAAGAAAGTTCTCATTCTGGGCGGTAGCGGCTTTGTCGGCACCTACATCACCAACCGGCTGGCCGAGCGCGGCGTCGAGGTCACCATTCCCACCCGCCGGCGGGAGCGCACCAAGGCCCTCATCATGCAGCCCAACGTGGAGATGCTCGAAGCCAACATCCACTGCGACAAGACCCTGGCCGAACTGGTGCAGGGCAAGGATGCGGTCATCAACCTGGTGGGCATCCTGCACAGCCGCGACGTCAAGCTGCCCTACAGCAGCGATTTCGCCCAGGCCCATGTGGAACTGCCCAAGCGCATCATCGCCGCCTGCAAGGCCGCCGGCGTGCGCCGCCTGGTGCACATGAGCGCCCTGGGGGCCGACCCCAAGGGACCGTCGGAATACCTCTGCTCCAAGGGCGACGGCGAGGCCGCCGTGCTGGGCGCCCAGGGCGACCTGGACGTTACCGTCTTCCGTCCCTCGGTCATCTTCGGTCTGGGCGATTCCTTCATGTCCCTGTTCGCCGCCATGCTGACCAAACTGCCCTTCTTCCCCCTGGGTTTCGGTCATGCCCGCTTCCAGCCCGTCTGGGTCGCCGATGTGGCCGACGCCTTCGTGGATTCCCTGGGCGACGCCTCCACCTATGGCCAGGCCTACGACTGCTGCGGCCCCACCGTCTACACCCTGCGCGAGATGGTGGACCTCACCCGGGAATGGTGCGGCAGTCAGGCCCGCGTCATCGCCCTTTCCGAAGGCTGGGCCTACCTCCAGGCCGGCCTCATGTGGCTGGCCCCCAATCCCATGATGTCCCCCGACAATCTGCGTTCCATGCAGGTGGATAGCGTCGCCGGCGAAGGCTATCGCCCCCCCGCCGGCTGGCGCCCGGCGGCCCTGGAAGCGGTGGCCCCCACCTACGTGGGCAGGGTGCTGCCCAAGCGCAAGCTGGACTCCTTCCGTTACCGCGCCGGCCGCTGA
- a CDS encoding SAM-dependent methyltransferase gives MALPAPSEDALAHSRRLRDHLWERIAAAGGWISFAEFMATALYAPGLGYYAAGARKFGAAGDFVTAPEMTPLFGRALAAQATQVMAASAPAILEVGAGSGRLAADLLLALAARDTLPERYAILDLSADLRERQRQTLAASCPALLPRVEWLDRLPERFAGLVLGNELLDAMPVHLLVWQGGEALEQGVRREGEGFAWANRPLPACLTAAAGALERDFAPRDGYLAEVGLAAQAWAAAWGDILESGTVLLIDYGFPRREFYHPQRGGGTLMCHYRHHAHGDPFWLPGLQDITAHVEFTAVAAAAHGAGLELQGYTSQGQFLLNCGILDQLACLPATSADYIRGAGAVNKLILPHEMGELFKVIAFGRGDGPGLLGFRRGDQSHRL, from the coding sequence ATGGCCCTCCCTGCTCCCTCCGAAGACGCCCTGGCCCACAGCCGGCGCCTGCGCGACCACCTGTGGGAACGCATCGCCGCGGCCGGCGGCTGGATCTCCTTCGCCGAATTCATGGCGACCGCCCTCTACGCGCCCGGCTTGGGCTACTACGCCGCCGGCGCGCGTAAGTTCGGCGCGGCGGGGGACTTCGTCACCGCGCCGGAGATGACCCCCCTCTTCGGCCGCGCCCTCGCCGCCCAGGCGACCCAGGTGATGGCGGCCAGCGCCCCTGCCATCCTGGAAGTCGGCGCCGGCTCCGGGCGTCTGGCGGCGGACCTCCTTCTCGCCCTCGCCGCAAGGGACACGCTGCCCGAGCGCTACGCCATCCTCGACCTGTCGGCCGACCTGCGGGAACGGCAGCGCCAGACCCTGGCCGCCTCCTGCCCCGCCCTGCTGCCCCGGGTGGAATGGCTGGATCGTCTGCCCGAGCGCTTTGCGGGGCTCGTCCTGGGCAATGAATTGCTCGATGCCATGCCGGTTCATCTGCTGGTCTGGCAGGGCGGCGAGGCCCTGGAGCAGGGCGTGCGGCGGGAAGGCGAAGGCTTCGCCTGGGCGAACCGCCCCCTGCCGGCGTGCTTGACCGCTGCTGCCGGTGCGCTGGAGCGGGACTTCGCCCCCAGGGACGGCTATCTGGCCGAAGTCGGCCTTGCCGCGCAGGCCTGGGCCGCTGCCTGGGGCGACATTCTTGAGTCAGGCACCGTCCTGCTCATCGATTACGGTTTCCCGCGCCGCGAGTTCTACCACCCGCAGCGCGGCGGCGGCACCCTCATGTGCCACTACCGCCACCACGCCCACGGCGATCCCTTCTGGCTACCGGGCTTGCAGGACATCACCGCCCATGTCGAATTCACCGCCGTGGCCGCGGCCGCCCATGGTGCCGGACTGGAACTGCAGGGCTACACCAGCCAGGGGCAGTTCCTTCTCAATTGCGGCATCCTGGACCAGCTCGCCTGCCTGCCGGCCACATCGGCCGATTACATCCGGGGGGCCGGGGCGGTCAATAAACTCATCCTGCCCCACGAAATGGGCGAACTCTTCAAGGTCATCGCCTTTGGCCGCGGCGACGGCCCCGGGCTCCTGGGCTTTCGCCGCGGTGACCAGAGCCACCGCCTGTAA
- a CDS encoding type II toxin-antitoxin system VapC family toxin: MLLVDTNVLVDVLEDDPEWADWSIGQLRAQSRIHRLAINPVIYAELSLTFSTVEALDRTIDELGLTMIEIPRPALFLAGKAFVRYRRQGGQKNNVLADFFIGAHAAVAGYTVLTRDTQRYSTYFSGVSLVSPAPGAGRSGIHK, translated from the coding sequence ATGCTGCTGGTTGATACCAATGTGCTGGTCGACGTTCTGGAGGACGATCCAGAATGGGCGGACTGGTCTATCGGGCAGCTCCGCGCGCAGTCCAGGATTCATCGCCTGGCCATCAATCCGGTCATCTATGCGGAGTTGTCGCTGACCTTCTCGACGGTCGAAGCCCTGGATCGCACCATCGATGAACTGGGCCTGACGATGATCGAGATTCCTCGGCCGGCGTTGTTCCTGGCCGGCAAGGCTTTCGTGCGCTATCGCCGTCAAGGTGGACAGAAGAACAATGTGCTTGCCGATTTCTTCATCGGCGCGCATGCCGCCGTGGCGGGCTACACCGTGTTGACCCGGGACACGCAGCGGTACTCCACATATTTCTCCGGAGTCAGTCTGGTGAGCCCGGCACCCGGAGCGGGCCGGTCGGGAATTCACAAGTAA
- a CDS encoding YjfB family protein: MDLSGIGSLSTALSATRDGDGVALATLKKTLELQERTAQQLIEALPEPAAPNNPAHLGNAVDVKA; this comes from the coding sequence ATGGACCTCTCCGGCATAGGCAGTCTGAGTACCGCGCTCTCGGCCACCCGAGACGGCGACGGCGTGGCCCTCGCAACCCTCAAGAAAACCCTGGAGCTTCAGGAGCGCACCGCGCAGCAGTTGATCGAGGCCTTGCCGGAGCCCGCCGCACCCAACAACCCGGCGCACTTGGGGAATGCCGTCGACGTCAAGGCTTGA
- a CDS encoding DUF1631 family protein has translation MSEQRLTLPDLSAGVDAYEVVQSCRLAFLRHFAQALRESGALSGGEVEAACLGAGRYFDEAITAKRAGFEQADGLTASKISLVGDDQLELEIALGDLARRVGEATGQASRRLYLRFATLLCRPALLPADLPFAPEALGQGLGEMLAAGGKGPAAALALLEKVEPLLTERLTLAYGEMDELLARQGVEPAQLLNQAAPGGGAPRDSGPRAQASSPSAGAPATAGADPAQALQAAILGRQAAAQVAYAPSGGAAGPTTVIPLELLNQLVARLDALERHENSDAQPAVATALRPSELGIAPGRPEGAALDALALIFEAIFADAELPEAVKAAIASLQIPILKTALADPGLFTVQDHPVRRLIDRMAAAACGLPRDTAADHPVCERLQEMAAYVRGNFDGSAALFESSVAKVDWIIARRNEDAEAAAAPWLALAEAWSRRRSAARRAREALAALATPEVPGPIADFLLGPWLRYLESLWGEEGSSPAAREALQLAGDLVWSVRPKEAPDERRRLAQGVPVLLKGINQGLDAIGVSAEERSPFLDACFALQTAAIRATPGAASEEADTPLQAPRSLAGEAVRPRLERFEEDGRSLRILDLPGRMPGATLLAAPPWQKGDWIDLRLPEGEAAGGHLSALTPEGWPLFTRPGQDDALLVSPLILDRQLRNGEAQRHNTRSLFATAAAAALGQTASPN, from the coding sequence ATGAGCGAACAGCGCCTTACCCTGCCCGATCTGTCGGCCGGCGTGGATGCCTACGAGGTGGTCCAGTCCTGTCGCCTCGCCTTCCTGCGCCACTTCGCCCAGGCGCTGCGCGAATCCGGGGCGCTCAGCGGGGGTGAGGTCGAAGCCGCCTGTCTCGGCGCCGGCCGTTATTTCGACGAGGCGATCACCGCCAAACGGGCGGGGTTCGAGCAGGCGGACGGACTGACCGCCTCCAAGATTTCCCTGGTGGGCGACGACCAGCTGGAACTGGAAATCGCCCTCGGCGACCTGGCCCGACGGGTGGGCGAAGCCACCGGCCAGGCCTCGCGCCGCCTCTACCTGCGTTTTGCCACCCTGCTCTGCCGTCCGGCCCTGCTGCCGGCCGACCTGCCCTTCGCCCCGGAGGCCCTGGGCCAGGGCCTGGGTGAAATGCTGGCTGCCGGTGGCAAGGGGCCGGCTGCAGCCCTCGCCCTGCTGGAAAAAGTGGAGCCCCTGCTCACCGAGCGCCTCACCCTGGCCTACGGCGAAATGGACGAACTCCTCGCCCGCCAGGGGGTGGAGCCGGCGCAACTGCTCAATCAAGCGGCCCCCGGAGGCGGCGCCCCCCGCGACTCCGGTCCCCGGGCGCAAGCCTCCTCACCCTCCGCCGGGGCTCCTGCGACAGCGGGCGCGGACCCCGCCCAGGCGCTGCAGGCCGCGATTCTAGGGCGGCAGGCGGCCGCGCAGGTGGCCTATGCGCCCAGCGGCGGCGCAGCCGGGCCCACCACGGTAATTCCCCTGGAACTGCTCAACCAGTTGGTCGCTCGCCTCGACGCCCTGGAACGTCACGAGAACAGCGATGCCCAGCCCGCCGTCGCAACGGCGCTCCGGCCCAGCGAACTCGGCATCGCGCCGGGGCGCCCGGAAGGCGCGGCCCTCGACGCCCTGGCCCTCATCTTTGAAGCCATCTTTGCCGATGCCGAGTTGCCCGAAGCGGTGAAAGCCGCCATCGCCAGCCTGCAAATCCCCATCCTCAAGACCGCCCTGGCCGACCCCGGTCTGTTTACGGTGCAGGATCATCCCGTCCGCCGTCTCATCGACCGCATGGCCGCAGCCGCCTGCGGCCTGCCGCGCGACACCGCCGCCGACCATCCCGTGTGCGAACGCCTGCAGGAAATGGCCGCCTACGTGCGAGGCAATTTCGATGGCTCGGCCGCCCTGTTCGAATCCTCGGTGGCCAAGGTGGATTGGATCATCGCCCGCCGCAACGAAGACGCCGAGGCCGCCGCCGCCCCCTGGCTGGCGCTGGCAGAAGCCTGGAGCCGCCGCCGCAGCGCCGCCCGCCGCGCCCGGGAGGCCCTGGCCGCGCTGGCCACGCCGGAGGTGCCGGGCCCCATCGCCGACTTTCTCCTCGGTCCCTGGCTACGCTACCTGGAGAGCCTGTGGGGGGAGGAGGGCAGCAGCCCTGCCGCCCGGGAGGCCCTGCAACTGGCCGGCGACCTCGTGTGGAGCGTGCGTCCCAAAGAGGCCCCGGATGAGCGTCGCCGCCTGGCCCAGGGCGTCCCGGTCCTGCTCAAGGGCATCAACCAGGGCCTCGACGCCATCGGCGTGAGCGCCGAAGAACGGTCGCCCTTCCTCGACGCCTGCTTCGCCCTGCAAACCGCGGCCATCCGCGCCACCCCGGGCGCGGCTTCGGAAGAGGCGGACACCCCCCTGCAAGCGCCACGGAGCCTCGCCGGCGAAGCGGTGCGCCCGCGCCTGGAACGCTTCGAGGAAGACGGCCGCAGCCTCAGGATCCTCGATCTCCCCGGCCGGATGCCCGGCGCCACGCTGCTCGCCGCGCCGCCCTGGCAAAAGGGCGACTGGATCGACCTGCGCCTGCCTGAAGGCGAAGCCGCCGGCGGCCACCTCAGCGCCCTCACCCCGGAGGGGTGGCCCCTCTTCACGCGCCCCGGGCAGGATGACGCCCTCCTGGTCTCCCCCCTGATTCTCGATCGCCAGTTGCGCAACGGCGAAGCCCAGCGCCACAACACGCGTTCGCTCTTTGCCACGGCGGCCGCGGCGGCCCTGGGGCAAACCGCCAGCCCGAACTGA
- a CDS encoding DUF748 domain-containing protein, whose amino-acid sequence MTTPSSGRLGALTSPARLRKILAWSVGTVAAFGVLGFFAAPPLVKSLIEQKAGEALHRKVSLGGLDINPYALSAELTGLSVRGESGDEVAGFDRLYVNLEAASLLRGGPVIRELQIDGPRLAVTRLEGNRYDVSDLIDAWSKPSDEPTPRFAVNNIRISGGRVVLNDRPTGLTHTVSELALILPFVSSLPVHAEVEVDPHFSALINGAPLVLEGRSKPFADSHESELRLDLDRVDLLRYLPYSPVKLPFTVAGAQLDTELRLVFRQDKDAPASVRLLGAAHLSDVALREPGDAPLLAWKRLDIEVGEADLTRQHLAIDRLRLSGLDLGLRATPQGRLNWQDIAAALGGGDAKGSASSAPGKLGWSVGEVVVEGATLRWRDETRAKPFLATLGDVAVSLRQLDSSLEKPLEVDAAWTLEAGSQFRLGRGEIKGARIDLTQRLADLGALTLTAPRLDVLRDRNKTLDLPQGPLLKAGGGDSTGTPWTVAARRIALVDGGVRYREEGHRDRKAQTLEGLQLSLENFSTAPGKKAALQVAARINEKGSLTVAGDVQASPLAIALDTDISGFPLLPIQPYFEDKLNVTLVRGQISSRGKLAFSLDKDRPSGGFKGDLTLGELHSIDNLSGADFLKWKSLFLGGIDVALQPFALNVREVALADFYARMIVTPEGQLNLMQIVRQPEGETAAGAPPAAVAAAPSPAAEGKASPPPAAAPVPAPVREVAPIRIAKASLSNGTVNFSDYFVKPNYTVNVTRLSGRVTGLSSQADTVADLELHGSYGNAAPVDISAKLNPLAAKAYLDLKGEIRGVDLTTLSTYAGKYAGYAIDKGKLSLYVSYKLADRQLSAENRIFLDQLTFGDKVDSPDATGLPVKLAVALLKNGRGEIDINLPISGSLEDPQFSLGGIIVRVIVNLFVKAVTSPFTLIASLFGGGEELSMIDFDPGRTALGAPAVKRLEALAKAMADRPALNLEITGRADPETERDGMKRAALDRAVRAEKLREQARRGVEGGSAEGVDVKPEEYADLLRRVYKEAKFPKPRNLIGMQKDLPVEEMEKLLLANLATADEDVRQLAQRRGEVVQAWLVEQGKIPMERVFLLPPKVGADAKASPSRVDFSLR is encoded by the coding sequence ATGACCACCCCCTCCTCCGGACGCCTCGGCGCCCTGACTTCTCCGGCGCGCCTGCGCAAGATTCTGGCCTGGAGCGTCGGTACCGTCGCGGCTTTCGGTGTCCTGGGTTTTTTCGCGGCGCCGCCCCTGGTGAAGTCGCTCATCGAGCAGAAGGCCGGCGAGGCCCTGCACCGCAAGGTCAGCCTGGGCGGGCTGGACATCAATCCCTACGCCCTTTCCGCCGAACTGACCGGCCTCTCGGTGCGGGGCGAATCCGGCGACGAGGTGGCAGGGTTCGACCGGCTCTACGTCAATCTGGAAGCCGCCTCCCTGTTGCGCGGCGGGCCGGTGATCCGGGAATTGCAGATCGACGGCCCCCGCCTGGCCGTGACCCGGCTGGAGGGCAATCGCTACGACGTCTCCGACCTGATCGACGCGTGGAGCAAGCCTTCCGACGAGCCCACCCCCCGCTTCGCGGTCAATAACATCCGCATCAGCGGCGGGCGCGTCGTCCTCAACGACCGGCCCACCGGCCTTACCCACACGGTGAGCGAGCTGGCCCTCATCCTACCCTTCGTCTCCAGCCTGCCGGTGCATGCGGAAGTCGAGGTGGACCCGCACTTTTCCGCCCTCATCAATGGAGCCCCCCTGGTTCTGGAAGGCCGCAGCAAGCCCTTTGCCGATTCCCACGAAAGCGAATTGCGCCTCGACCTGGATCGGGTGGACCTCCTGCGCTACCTCCCCTATTCGCCGGTGAAGCTGCCCTTTACGGTGGCGGGCGCGCAGCTCGACACGGAACTGCGCCTGGTCTTTCGTCAGGACAAGGACGCGCCGGCCTCGGTCAGACTCCTGGGGGCGGCCCACCTGAGCGACGTGGCCCTGCGCGAACCCGGCGATGCGCCCCTGCTGGCCTGGAAGCGTCTCGACATCGAGGTCGGCGAGGCCGATCTGACCCGGCAGCACCTCGCCATCGACCGGCTCCGTCTGAGCGGGCTCGATCTGGGCCTGCGGGCGACCCCCCAGGGCCGCCTCAACTGGCAGGACATCGCCGCGGCTCTGGGCGGCGGGGACGCCAAAGGCAGCGCCTCCTCCGCGCCGGGCAAGCTCGGCTGGTCCGTGGGCGAAGTGGTCGTCGAGGGCGCCACGCTGCGCTGGCGGGACGAAACCCGCGCCAAGCCCTTCCTCGCCACCCTGGGCGACGTGGCCGTCAGCCTGCGCCAACTGGACAGCAGCCTGGAGAAGCCCCTGGAGGTGGACGCCGCCTGGACCCTGGAGGCCGGCTCCCAATTCCGCCTCGGGCGGGGCGAAATCAAGGGCGCGCGCATCGACCTCACCCAGCGCCTGGCCGATCTGGGCGCGCTCACCCTCACCGCCCCCCGCCTCGACGTGCTGCGGGACCGCAACAAGACCCTCGACCTGCCCCAGGGGCCGCTGCTCAAGGCGGGTGGCGGAGACAGCACCGGCACCCCGTGGACGGTGGCCGCCCGCCGCATCGCCCTGGTCGACGGTGGCGTGCGCTACCGGGAGGAGGGCCACCGCGACCGCAAGGCCCAGACCCTGGAGGGACTCCAACTCAGCCTGGAAAACTTTTCCACCGCCCCCGGCAAGAAGGCCGCCCTGCAGGTCGCCGCCCGCATCAACGAAAAGGGCAGCCTCACGGTGGCCGGCGACGTCCAGGCCAGTCCCCTGGCCATCGCTCTGGACACCGATATCAGCGGCTTTCCCCTCCTGCCCATCCAGCCCTATTTCGAGGACAAGCTCAACGTCACCCTGGTGCGTGGCCAGATCTCCAGCCGCGGCAAGCTGGCCTTCAGTCTCGACAAGGATCGCCCGAGCGGCGGCTTCAAGGGCGACCTCACCCTGGGTGAACTGCACAGCATCGACAACCTGAGCGGCGCCGACTTCCTCAAGTGGAAGTCCCTCTTCCTGGGCGGCATCGACGTGGCCCTGCAGCCCTTCGCCCTCAATGTGCGGGAGGTGGCCCTGGCGGATTTTTACGCCCGCATGATCGTCACCCCCGAGGGCCAGCTCAACCTGATGCAGATCGTCCGCCAGCCCGAAGGCGAGACGGCCGCCGGGGCACCCCCTGCCGCCGTGGCGGCGGCGCCCTCCCCGGCCGCTGAGGGGAAGGCGTCGCCGCCCCCCGCCGCCGCTCCGGTGCCAGCACCCGTGCGGGAGGTGGCTCCCATCCGCATCGCCAAGGCCAGCCTCTCCAACGGAACGGTCAATTTTTCCGACTATTTCGTCAAGCCCAATTACACGGTGAATGTGACCCGCCTTTCCGGCCGGGTGACGGGGCTCTCGTCCCAGGCCGACACCGTAGCGGACCTGGAACTGCACGGCAGCTACGGCAACGCCGCCCCGGTGGATATCAGCGCCAAGCTGAACCCCCTGGCCGCCAAGGCCTACCTGGACCTCAAGGGCGAAATCCGCGGCGTCGATCTCACCACCTTGTCCACCTACGCCGGCAAGTACGCCGGCTACGCCATCGACAAGGGCAAGCTCTCCCTCTACGTCAGCTACAAGCTGGCCGACCGCCAGCTCAGCGCCGAAAACCGCATCTTCCTCGACCAGCTCACCTTCGGCGACAAGGTGGACAGCCCCGACGCCACCGGCCTGCCGGTGAAGCTGGCCGTGGCGCTCCTGAAGAACGGCCGCGGCGAGATCGACATCAACCTGCCCATCTCCGGCTCTCTGGAAGACCCGCAGTTTTCCCTGGGCGGCATCATCGTGCGGGTCATCGTCAATCTCTTCGTCAAGGCGGTCACCTCGCCCTTCACCCTCATCGCTTCCCTCTTCGGCGGCGGCGAGGAACTGTCGATGATCGACTTCGACCCCGGCCGCACGGCCCTGGGAGCCCCCGCCGTCAAGCGCCTGGAAGCTCTGGCCAAGGCCATGGCCGACCGCCCGGCCCTCAACCTGGAAATCACCGGCCGGGCCGACCCGGAAACCGAGCGGGACGGCATGAAGCGGGCCGCCCTGGACCGCGCCGTGCGTGCGGAGAAGCTGCGCGAGCAGGCCCGGCGCGGCGTCGAGGGCGGATCGGCCGAGGGCGTCGACGTGAAACCCGAGGAATACGCCGACCTCCTGCGCCGGGTATACAAGGAAGCCAAATTCCCCAAACCGCGCAACCTCATCGGCATGCAGAAGGATCTGCCGGTGGAAGAGATGGAGAAGCTCCTCCTCGCCAATCTGGCCACCGCCGACGAGGACGTGCGCCAACTGGCCCAGCGCCGGGGCGAAGTGGTCCAGGCCTGGCTGGTGGAACAGGGCAAGATTCCCATGGAGCGGGTCTTCCTCCTGCCTCCCAAGGTTGGCGCCGACGCCAAGGCCAGCCCGAGCCGGGTGGATTTTTCCCTGCGCTGA
- a CDS encoding alpha/beta fold hydrolase, with protein MIQTQRVTGLEVHSCHPSRPRKGAPPLVFIHGAFAGGWMWIDTLLPALAEAGYAGHAVSLRGHGGSEGHDAIDWHSVADYVEDVETIVDGLGGDAVLIGHSMGGFVAQKYLERRSAAGVALVCSVPPQGLVAAQFHLCLSKPDLFMELNRILGGNHTDTLVLREALFAGEVADDMLLNWLGKMQRESHRALWDMSMFNLPSLSTMARPPMLILGAEKDVLVPAFLVQSTAHTYQLPCHIFRGMGHAVTHEKEWPLVAAALKTWLDTLKP; from the coding sequence ATGATCCAAACCCAGCGCGTCACCGGCCTGGAAGTGCATTCCTGCCATCCGTCCCGGCCCCGCAAGGGGGCGCCGCCCCTGGTCTTCATCCACGGCGCCTTTGCCGGCGGCTGGATGTGGATCGACACCCTGCTTCCGGCCCTGGCCGAGGCGGGCTACGCCGGCCATGCCGTCTCCCTGCGCGGCCACGGCGGCAGCGAGGGGCACGACGCCATCGACTGGCACTCCGTCGCCGACTACGTGGAGGACGTCGAGACCATCGTTGATGGACTGGGCGGCGACGCCGTCCTCATCGGTCATTCCATGGGGGGATTCGTGGCCCAGAAATATCTGGAGCGGCGTTCGGCAGCCGGGGTGGCCCTGGTCTGCTCGGTGCCGCCCCAGGGCCTGGTGGCGGCGCAGTTCCACCTGTGCCTCTCCAAGCCCGACCTGTTCATGGAACTCAATCGCATCCTGGGCGGCAACCACACCGACACCCTCGTCCTGCGCGAGGCCCTGTTCGCCGGGGAGGTGGCCGACGACATGCTGCTCAACTGGCTGGGCAAGATGCAGCGGGAGTCTCACCGGGCGCTGTGGGACATGTCCATGTTCAACCTGCCCAGCCTATCCACCATGGCGCGCCCGCCCATGCTCATCCTGGGGGCGGAAAAAGACGTCCTGGTGCCGGCCTTTCTGGTGCAGAGCACGGCGCACACCTACCAATTGCCGTGCCACATTTTCCGCGGCATGGGCCACGCCGTGACCCACGAAAAAGAATGGCCGCTGGTGGCGGCCGCGCTGAAGACCTGGCTCGATACGCTCAAGCCTTGA
- a CDS encoding multifunctional CCA addition/repair protein yields MKTYIVGGAVRDALLGRPVMDRDWVVVGATPEELLARGFLPVGRDFPVFLHPETREEYALARTERKTAPGYHGFVFHAAPEVTLEEDLARRDLTLNAMAQAEDGTLVDPYGGRADLAARVLRHVGPAFAEDPVRILRLARFAARYADFSVALETLALARSMVDAGEVDHLVPERVWQEIAKGLQEDRPARMLEVLRQCGALARLLPEVDALFGVPQRADFHPEVDCGVHTLMVIDAAARLGHGLAVRFAALTHDLGKAATPAELLPKHHGHEARSVDRVCTLCQRLKVPNDCRDLALLAARWHGDIHRGETLRPATVVRLLEQTDALRRPGRFEELLAVCHADFIGRLGHENAPYTPPTLFRAALAAASQVDGGAIAGKCAEPARIAELIHAARVAAVKHALFPGEKDPS; encoded by the coding sequence ATGAAAACCTACATCGTCGGCGGCGCCGTCCGTGACGCGCTGCTCGGCCGGCCGGTGATGGACCGGGACTGGGTGGTGGTCGGGGCGACCCCGGAGGAACTGCTGGCCCGGGGCTTTCTTCCCGTAGGGCGTGACTTTCCCGTCTTTCTGCATCCCGAGACCCGGGAGGAGTACGCCCTGGCGCGGACCGAAAGAAAGACGGCCCCCGGCTATCACGGCTTCGTCTTCCACGCGGCCCCCGAAGTCACCCTGGAGGAAGACCTCGCCCGCCGCGACCTGACCCTCAACGCCATGGCTCAGGCCGAAGACGGCACCCTGGTGGATCCCTACGGCGGCCGGGCCGACCTCGCAGCCCGGGTCCTGCGCCATGTGGGGCCGGCCTTTGCCGAAGACCCGGTGCGCATCCTGCGGCTGGCCCGCTTTGCCGCCCGCTACGCCGATTTCAGCGTGGCCCTGGAAACCCTGGCCCTGGCCCGCAGCATGGTCGATGCCGGCGAGGTGGACCATCTGGTCCCCGAGCGGGTGTGGCAGGAAATCGCCAAGGGACTCCAGGAAGACCGCCCGGCACGCATGCTGGAAGTGCTGCGCCAGTGCGGCGCCCTGGCCCGCCTGCTGCCCGAGGTCGATGCCCTGTTCGGCGTACCGCAGCGGGCCGATTTCCACCCCGAGGTGGACTGTGGCGTCCATACCCTGATGGTCATCGACGCCGCCGCGCGCCTGGGGCACGGTCTCGCCGTGCGCTTCGCCGCCCTCACCCACGACCTGGGCAAGGCCGCCACGCCGGCCGAACTGTTGCCGAAGCACCACGGCCACGAAGCCCGCAGTGTCGACCGGGTGTGCACGCTCTGCCAGCGCCTGAAGGTGCCCAACGACTGCCGCGATCTGGCCTTGCTCGCCGCCCGCTGGCACGGCGACATCCACCGCGGCGAAACCCTGCGGCCGGCCACCGTGGTGCGCCTGCTGGAGCAGACCGATGCCCTGCGAAGGCCCGGCCGCTTCGAGGAACTCCTTGCCGTGTGCCACGCCGATTTCATCGGGCGCCTGGGACACGAGAACGCCCCCTACACCCCGCCCACCCTGTTCCGCGCCGCCCTGGCGGCGGCCAGTCAGGTGGATGGCGGGGCCATCGCCGGCAAGTGCGCGGAACCCGCGCGCATTGCGGAACTCATCCACGCCGCCCGGGTGGCGGCGGTCAAGCACGCCCTTTTTCCCGGCGAGAAAGACCCGTCATGA